The Cytobacillus oceanisediminis genomic interval CTTTAAAAACAGGATGGACATTAGCCATGTCAAGCGGATGGCTTCTATAGGCATACTCGTCGAGTCCATTGCCTTCAAGTATGTCCCCATTATCAAATAGAAGGGAGTTAGGAGACTCATTTCTTGCCTGTTTAATCAAGCTGGCCGTTCTTGAAAGCCCAAACTCCACTGTTTTTTTGCGGTCTTCGTAATCATAACCAATCATGTTTCCATGCAAATCAGTGGTTTCCATCAGGCGCAGATGGATGGTTGGCGGTCCGGATACTTCAGCTTCCGTCTGGTTCCAGACAATCAGCAGGGCTATGAATAATAACAGCGTGATTAAGTATTTTTTCATTCCCTTTTTCATTCCATCTCCCCCAGATGATCAAAGATTAGTTTTCTTATTTTCTCTAGATGCGTGAAAATTAATCAGAGTTTGGGGACTTAAGAAAAAAGAATAAAAAAAGGAAAATTTTGAAATTTTTTATCCTTTTATTTATCGTCGGATTAATAATTACAGTGTATTTGTATATTAATTAATCTTTGTAGAGAGTTTTTAATATGATTTTCTCCCAGCTTTTCCAGTTCAGAAGATTTTTCGAGCGTATTCTTGTGCGTACACCCTTTCCTACTGGGTACCTGAGTGCAGGTTCTTTTTCCCTGAGAATGCTCACTGCTTTTTTCGCAACGATTAGTGGATCTTCATAATAGGGCTCGCCTTGTTCAAGGTAATTTTGAATTTTTGTCATATATGGATAATAAGGTGAGTCTTTTTTCAGTGATGGTTCCGCTATCTTCTTCCCTGTTGTCCAGATGCCAGTCCTGAAAGATCCTGGCTCAATCAGCACAACATTTACGCCAAACGGTTTCATTTCAAGTCTAAGTGATTCACTCCACCCTTCTACAGCAAATTTCGATGCGGCATATGGCGATATGCCTGGAAACCCGATTCTTCCGCTGATGGAA includes:
- a CDS encoding SDR family oxidoreductase; its protein translation is MDRKYAAITGCSSGFGTLMAIELAKNDFQVIATMRNTAKSKMLMEKARQEGVHEQISIHELDVTSSSSIESFKNLLLRLPSIDVLINNAGYAGAGFAEEIPLEEYRNQFETNVFGTFAVTQAVLPFMRKQRTGTILNVSSISGRIGFPGISPYAASKFAVEGWSESLRLEMKPFGVNVVLIEPGSFRTGIWTTGKKIAEPSLKKDSPYYPYMTKIQNYLEQGEPYYEDPLIVAKKAVSILREKEPALRYPVGKGVRTRIRSKNLLNWKSWEKIILKTLYKD